CTGGCCGTGCTGCGCAGCGTGCTTGACACCCGCATTCATGCCCTGCATGACATCGAGCTCGTCACCGACTCGCCCATGCTCGGCGGCATCACCAACGACCCCGAGGCCAGGCTGCGCCCCCTCGTGGTGCACTCCGACCCGAAGAACCCGCGTGCGGAGTCGTTCCGAGCGCTGCGCACCAACCTGCAGTTTGTGAACATCGAGGGTGGTCCGCGCAGCTTCGTGGTCACGAGTTCGGTTCCGGGCGAGGGTAAGAGCACAACCTCGGCCAACCTTGCCATCGCCCTCGCCGAAACGGGCGCGCGCGTGGCCCTCATCGATGGCGACCTTCGTCTGCCTCGCGTGGCCGAATACATGGGTGTTGAGGGTGGGGTAGGTCTCACCGACGTGCTCATCGGCCGGGCTGAACTCGCTGATGTGCTGCAGAAGTGGGGCAAGAACAAGCTGTTCGTTCTGCCCAGCGGTCGCGTGCCCCCGAACCCCAGCGAGTTGCTCGGCTCTGCCGCAATGGTGCGCACCCTGGCCGCTCTCACGAGCGAGTTCGACATTGTCGTGATTGACGCCCCTCCCCTGCTCCTCGTAACGGATGCCGCGGTGCTGAGCAAGCTCTGTGGCGGCGCCATCATGGTGGTGGCCTCCGGCCGCACCAAGCGCAATGAACTTGCCAGCGCGGTGAAGGCACTTGAGCGCGCCGGAAGCCGACTCGTGGGTGTGGTTATCACCATGCTGCCCACCAAGGGCCCCGACTCCTATGGCTACGGCCAGTACAGCTACGGCGCAGCCCTGGAAGAGACGAAAACCGCTGCGGCTGCTCCGCCCGCCCGCGCGGGGTTCCGCAAGGCTCGCCGGAGAACCGCATAATGACAAAATTCTCTATTCTCACGGTGTGCTCGGGCAATATCTGTCGGTCGCCGTTGGCCGAACAGCTGTTGCGCACGGGCTTGGCGCCGTGGCCCGAAGTTGCGCTGGCCAGCGCCGGCACCGTCGGCCTCACCGGTGAGGCTATGCCCGCGCAAGCCGCGGACCTGTCTCGTCATTTCGGTGGGGATCCCTCCAACCATGTTGCCCAGCTGCTCACCGAAGAACATTTGGCCACCGCCGATCTGGTGTTCGCGATGTCTCGGGAGCACCGGCGCGCGATTGTGGAGCTCGTGCCCCGCGCCATCCGCTACACATTCACCATTCGCGAATTCGCGCGCCTGGTGAACGACCTCACGGACAATGACCTCGAGGATGCTGCCGCACTGTCGGTAGACGACGTCGTGGGGCGGTTCTCCTCACTGATAGCCCTCGCTGCCTCCCAGCGCGGTGCCGTGCCGCAGCCCGCGGCACCCGAGGACGATGACGTGATTGACCCGTACCGCCGCAGCGATGAGGTGTACGTTCAGTCCGCCCAGCAGCTTCTACCCGCGGTCAACGCGGTTATTGGCCTGTTCCACCGTGCCGCATCGGTACGTCAGGCCTAGGGGGCGTCATGGGGGGTTTCAAAACGATGAGCCGCAAGAACCGGGATAACCGGCTTCGGCGGCGCCTATTCATTGCCGGCCTGGCCGTATTTCTTCTGTTCGACGTGGTCTTGGTGTCTGTGGCACTCACCACGGGTCAACCAACCACTGATGCCGG
This sequence is a window from Cryobacterium sp. CG_9.6. Protein-coding genes within it:
- a CDS encoding polysaccharide biosynthesis tyrosine autokinase, translating into MELKDYVRILHKSWILILASVLFGIAAAAGAAIATTPTYIASTQLYVSVQAADGAATGELLQGTSFARQAVVSYVDVVNSAIVLDEVITELNLDLTAAELAETITSASPLNSVLIDVSVTNSDPQLAAQIANSVGQNFSKIVVNQLEKPNGETVSPVKIATIQPAIMPTAPASPNVPLNIALGLLVGLAVGLGLAVLRSVLDTRIHALHDIELVTDSPMLGGITNDPEARLRPLVVHSDPKNPRAESFRALRTNLQFVNIEGGPRSFVVTSSVPGEGKSTTSANLAIALAETGARVALIDGDLRLPRVAEYMGVEGGVGLTDVLIGRAELADVLQKWGKNKLFVLPSGRVPPNPSELLGSAAMVRTLAALTSEFDIVVIDAPPLLLVTDAAVLSKLCGGAIMVVASGRTKRNELASAVKALERAGSRLVGVVITMLPTKGPDSYGYGQYSYGAALEETKTAAAAPPARAGFRKARRRTA
- a CDS encoding low molecular weight phosphatase family protein, yielding MTKFSILTVCSGNICRSPLAEQLLRTGLAPWPEVALASAGTVGLTGEAMPAQAADLSRHFGGDPSNHVAQLLTEEHLATADLVFAMSREHRRAIVELVPRAIRYTFTIREFARLVNDLTDNDLEDAAALSVDDVVGRFSSLIALAASQRGAVPQPAAPEDDDVIDPYRRSDEVYVQSAQQLLPAVNAVIGLFHRAASVRQA